One part of the Paraglaciecola sp. L3A3 genome encodes these proteins:
- a CDS encoding family 43 glycosylhydrolase → MKPTVAKPINFSYQKTTGIGFDPAFNRRDNSDVVKVGNKYYIWYTRMNSPVTSGYWGTIWYATSEDEGFTWQEQGMALGLGDEGKFDSHSVFTPNILAHNGKYYMYYTGVQPTPGNVKKKFENNTVNDITGIGLAVADSPDGPFVRVENNPVLEISTVAEDFDSYRIDDASLLVVDDKIWLYYKGRSFSHGKRGPSLTQMGVAYANSPIGPFIKHPEPLLKKSHEVLIWKRDGGIASLASISKTVNFAKDGIHFSTLQQNLTDIPKAPGLYRPHLEDGNAANEVPGWGIAMVVKRGVSYLVRFEM, encoded by the coding sequence TTGAAGCCAACGGTTGCCAAACCAATAAATTTTTCCTATCAAAAAACTACTGGCATTGGCTTCGACCCTGCCTTCAACAGGCGAGATAATAGTGATGTTGTTAAAGTAGGCAATAAATACTACATCTGGTATACCAGAATGAATAGTCCGGTAACGTCTGGTTATTGGGGGACTATTTGGTATGCAACATCAGAAGATGAGGGCTTTACCTGGCAGGAGCAGGGTATGGCACTTGGGCTCGGAGATGAGGGGAAGTTTGATAGCCATTCAGTTTTCACTCCCAATATTTTAGCCCATAATGGAAAGTACTATATGTACTACACGGGGGTGCAGCCCACTCCAGGTAACGTGAAAAAGAAATTTGAAAACAATACGGTAAATGATATTACCGGAATAGGTCTTGCTGTCGCAGATAGTCCTGATGGTCCTTTTGTGAGAGTGGAGAACAATCCCGTTTTAGAAATATCGACCGTCGCCGAAGATTTTGATAGTTATCGAATAGATGATGCCAGCTTATTGGTCGTAGATGACAAAATTTGGCTCTACTATAAAGGAAGATCTTTTAGTCATGGTAAAAGAGGGCCAAGTTTAACGCAAATGGGAGTTGCTTATGCTAATAGTCCTATAGGACCATTTATCAAACATCCTGAGCCTCTTTTAAAGAAGAGTCATGAGGTTCTTATTTGGAAACGGGACGGCGGCATTGCATCACTAGCTTCTATTAGTAAAACGGTGAATTTCGCCAAGGATGGAATTCATTTTTCGACATTGCAACAAAACCTGACTGATATTCCTAAAGCGCCTGGGCTATATCGTCCCCATTTAGAAGATGGGAATGCTGCCAATGAAGTACCTGGGTGGGGGATTGCTATGGTTGTAAAGCGCGGTGTTTCCTATTTGGTCCGGTTTGAAATGTAG
- a CDS encoding DUF2960 family protein, which yields MAHKVRYKFNGVAKEISFSYSRYQNMHEAVADAEGLDLTQFLQTEQQVASISKDKATVRNFRDAEFIKMGFTELYFLKNGQE from the coding sequence ATGGCCCATAAAGTACGTTATAAGTTTAATGGTGTGGCAAAAGAAATAAGCTTTTCTTACAGCCGCTATCAAAATATGCATGAGGCAGTGGCCGATGCTGAAGGACTAGACCTAACCCAGTTTTTGCAAACTGAGCAGCAAGTAGCCTCAATCAGTAAAGACAAAGCTACCGTAAGAAATTTTAGAGATGCCGAATTTATAAAAATGGGGTTTACTGAATTATACTTCTTAAAAAATGGCCAAGAATGA
- a CDS encoding S8 family peptidase — translation MAGVYPHLSFSKEVPLTPRRSRNGFGSKIKCDNPKEHGRNLQKQVVSFQESISSQVGGNASRNIIQIKLSEKMSFEDITKHGISIIGQQDETVYLAFADEQQLNEFNSRLSRLVDGEHVTYANLLFAIDKIDAWGAEERKSWGLQQFGYPKEEIFRLDVELWPIGDAGSVERNNLIVDFEAWLNSSAIQKLDKVNRDSLVMFRVTVNIEKAESLLNHKDIRQVDLPPRTGVEFSQLNIDVNVLPPKLNELTDAASKICILDSGINANHILLQGAVGDAQSFIDGEDATDTVGHGTAVAGVALFGDLEERIEANEWTRELWLLSGKVLTQDEHGEPVFDEKTIETTLVNAITYFHDEYDCRIYNLSLGNLNAPYKHNHISGIAVTLDELARKLDILIVVSSGNYNGSDIINNWRDDYPSYLLSEDAALIDPAPAANVLTVGSIAKHTMTYAERRYQLQGEINDLHVANEGQISPFSRSSQSNKSALKPDLLAHGGNFAIPARREGQSWNQISKHLGVVTLNHNPQGNTLLSEFSGTSFSAPYIAHLAGRLLNNYPQASANLLRALLANQAYVTQEIASTFENKEHTRRVAGYGVVDEDSLFKSSEEHVVLITEEKIENDKHQFFEIPIPDDYFRKGKAIRTITASLAYSPSVRTTRLEYLATKMKFHLVNGDSLDSVAKAFNNENKTQINSISESDGSKRDITQDDRSRGTLQSSTWTYNQFGKPRKLFLVITRQDQPWAQNQVNDEESYALAISITDRENEEARLYQQISEKLQAREQVKQRAKIS, via the coding sequence CTAGAAGATCTCGTAACGGATTCGGTTCAAAAATCAAATGTGATAACCCAAAAGAACACGGTCGAAACTTACAAAAACAAGTAGTGTCTTTTCAGGAAAGCATTTCATCGCAAGTTGGTGGGAATGCATCTCGCAACATTATTCAAATCAAACTGTCTGAAAAAATGAGCTTCGAAGATATCACTAAACATGGTATTTCGATCATTGGTCAGCAAGATGAAACCGTATATCTTGCATTTGCTGATGAACAACAGCTAAATGAGTTTAATAGTCGACTATCCAGATTGGTTGACGGCGAACATGTAACTTATGCAAACTTACTATTTGCAATTGATAAAATAGATGCTTGGGGTGCTGAAGAAAGAAAGAGCTGGGGATTACAACAATTTGGCTACCCAAAAGAAGAAATTTTTAGATTAGATGTTGAACTATGGCCAATTGGTGATGCTGGCAGCGTAGAAAGAAATAACTTAATTGTAGATTTTGAAGCGTGGTTAAATTCTTCAGCAATACAAAAACTTGATAAAGTTAATCGCGATAGCCTTGTGATGTTTCGTGTAACTGTCAATATAGAGAAAGCTGAAAGCCTTCTAAATCATAAAGATATTAGGCAGGTAGACCTACCTCCAAGAACTGGTGTTGAGTTCTCTCAGTTAAATATCGATGTTAATGTATTGCCTCCTAAATTAAATGAATTAACTGACGCCGCAAGCAAAATTTGTATATTAGATAGTGGTATAAACGCCAATCATATATTATTACAAGGCGCTGTAGGTGATGCGCAAAGCTTTATTGATGGTGAAGATGCTACGGACACAGTAGGTCACGGCACAGCAGTAGCTGGGGTGGCATTATTTGGTGATTTAGAAGAAAGGATAGAGGCGAACGAATGGACTCGTGAATTATGGCTGTTGAGTGGAAAAGTATTAACTCAAGATGAGCATGGCGAGCCAGTATTTGATGAAAAAACGATAGAAACAACTCTGGTTAATGCTATCACCTATTTCCATGATGAATATGACTGTCGCATTTATAATTTGTCTTTAGGAAACTTAAATGCGCCTTATAAGCATAACCATATATCAGGTATTGCTGTTACTTTAGATGAGCTTGCTAGAAAATTAGATATTTTAATCGTTGTATCATCTGGTAACTATAATGGTTCAGACATAATTAACAATTGGCGGGATGATTACCCATCTTATCTGCTATCTGAGGATGCAGCTTTAATTGATCCTGCTCCAGCGGCAAACGTTTTAACTGTTGGCTCTATTGCAAAGCATACAATGACCTATGCAGAGCGTAGATATCAGCTACAGGGTGAAATTAATGATCTGCACGTAGCGAATGAAGGACAAATATCTCCATTTTCAAGAAGTAGTCAAAGTAATAAGTCTGCATTAAAACCTGATTTGCTAGCTCATGGTGGAAACTTTGCTATACCTGCAAGAAGAGAGGGACAAAGTTGGAATCAAATATCCAAACACCTTGGCGTTGTAACACTGAATCATAACCCGCAAGGTAATACCTTGCTTAGCGAGTTCAGTGGAACTAGCTTTTCTGCTCCATACATAGCTCATTTAGCTGGTAGGCTACTGAATAATTATCCTCAAGCTTCTGCGAATCTACTTCGAGCATTATTAGCTAATCAAGCTTATGTAACACAAGAGATAGCGTCAACTTTTGAAAATAAAGAGCATACTCGACGAGTAGCAGGTTATGGCGTTGTAGATGAAGATAGTTTATTCAAATCTTCTGAAGAGCATGTTGTTTTAATAACTGAAGAAAAAATTGAAAATGATAAACATCAATTTTTTGAAATTCCTATACCCGATGATTACTTTCGTAAAGGTAAAGCGATTAGAACAATTACCGCCAGCCTCGCATACAGTCCATCTGTTCGTACTACTAGGTTAGAGTACCTTGCGACTAAGATGAAATTTCATTTAGTAAACGGAGATTCATTAGATTCGGTCGCCAAAGCTTTTAATAATGAAAATAAAACACAAATAAATTCTATTAGTGAAAGTGACGGATCTAAACGAGATATAACACAAGACGATAGAAGCAGAGGAACACTTCAATCGAGTACATGGACGTATAATCAATTTGGAAAACCAAGAAAGCTTTTTTTAGTTATTACTCGACAAGATCAGCCTTGGGCTCAGAATCAAGTAAACGATGAAGAAAGTTATGCTTTAGCGATATCAATCACGGATCGAGAAAATGAAGAGGCCAGATTGTACCAACAAATATCTGAAAAACTTCAAGCTCGTGAGCAAGTGAAACAAAGAGCTAAAATTAGCTAA